The sequence ATCTTAGATCACTcaggctaaaaaaaaaagaaataacgGTTTTTGTTGAGTCATCCTCAGTTTACCCTTCGGATTTAATATTGACAAGATTCTTCGGTTGACGCAGGAATGAGAGAGCTTTGGGCTAGTGGATGGATACATAACCAAATAAAAGAGTGATTGTTTGGAGCCTGGCCGTGAAGTTTCATGCATAACGTACTTTTGGGATACTTAATGGATGATGATTTGAAAATATAGAAGGTTTTTTTTCCGTGTAGTATCATCTTGTAATTGCGAGGTTAGTAGACCATTTCCGATACTAATTTCGAAAAAAATATAGAAGGTTttgtttttcaatatttttttttcagttacAACGAGGTTAGTAGACCATCATCTCTCTTTATTATTCGTTTTTCGGAGACTATTATAAcctatatttttgttgttttgccCCTCCAAAAATATTAgtttctaatatttattttttaacagCCATTTTGCTAATTTCCCAAATCTTGTATTAGaggaaacataataaaaattagtgtatgtGAGAgctagtaataaaaaaaatgttttgttattttgcactagaaaaagaagaaaaataaatcagatatcaatttgaaaataattattttttttataaatctgatTAAAGAAACCATAATAGAGTACGATTATTGAGAAAATAACCAAAACGAACTACAGAAAACctgatataagaaaaaaaaaacaaaacaaaagttcCTAACAAAGCCCGGTAATTAAGGGAAATAAAATCTAAACAACAATTGTGTCCTTGATTTTCTCCGGTTCAACTTCCCCGGAAAGATCCTCAAGCGATTTTCCCTTAGGCTCCGGAACAAGAAACAACGTCAACAACATGCCAACAAGACTGATTCCTGCCATGACTAGTAACGTGTTCCTCATCCCAATAGCTTTCACCAAAGCAGCAAAACCGAAAGACCCAACCATCGCACCGGCTTTACCGGAAGCCGCCGAGATACCATGACAAGTGGACCTAAGTCTAGCCGGAAAAATCTCAGCAGGGACAATGAAAGTAGTTGCGTTAGGTCCGaagttacaaaagaaaaaagtgaGAGAGTAGAGAACAATGAAACCAATCCGGTTATGAGGTAAGGTCCAATGGTGGTACGGTAAGCCTAGACCAATCAAGCAAAGCATCATCATGAAGAATCCAAAGACCTGAATCTTGAACCGTCCCATCCAGTCGATGGTAGCTATGGTAGCAATGTAACCAGGAACGGTACCGCAAAGAGCTATTAAAAATTGTGCCTTAGAGATCATGAAGAGCTCTTGGATTGCGTTCATGGTTTTTGGTGGGGGTAACCAACCAATGGTGGTGAAGATATCTTTCTGGAAGAGGTTTTGGCTGTAGAAAGCTATGTCGAGGAGGAACCATGTGGTTGTTGTTGCGAGTAGGTGAAGTCCGTGGCGGCGGAGGAATTTCGCGGAGAACAAGCCAAACTCGTCTGAAGAAAACCTAGCTTGGTCATGCTTCGCGGAAGAGGCCTCAATGTCTACATTAAGAACCTTAGCCATATCCGAAGCAGCTTGCTCCGACTTCTTAGCGATTAGAGAAGTGTAACGAGCGGTTTCAGGCATCTTCACACGCCAGTAGTAAGTAAGGAGAGCCGGTATGGCTCCTAACATCAGGATGATCCTCCAAACGTAATCTGCCTGCGGGACGGTGGAGGTGGCCGGGTCGACCATATAAGCTGGAGATGGAAAATGAAGCTCGAAAATGTATGAGACGAGTAACGAAACACCTCCTGCGGCTAAGATCCCAACCCCTTGCATAGCGAAAACCGATGCTATGAACGCACCACGGGTACGCTTGTTGGCATACTCGGACATGATCGTAGCCGACAGAGGATAGTCACCACCAATGCCAAACCCTAGCCAGAAGCGGAAGAAGCAGAGCGTCGTCATGACAGATTTGGGGTCGGTGCCAAGTGAAAGACCAGAGCAAATGGAGCACACGGTCATGATCACGAGAGTCAAGCCGTAGACTCTCTTACGGCCCAGCTTGTCTCCTAGACACCCGAAGAAAATCTGTCCGAGAAACGTTCCGGCAAAAGCCACACCGCTTACTGTGGCAGAGATACCGTCAGGGAGGCTTCCCGGAGAGGAGGAGCCAGGTTTCTGATAGTAGATCCGCCCGAGGAGCTTCGTGATGAGAGATatcacaaagagatcgtatgagtcCGTAAAGAAACCCATACCGGAGATTATGACCGTCGTAACGTGATACCATTGAGTCTTTGCACTGTCAAGAGCTCCCAAAATGCTGCTTTGTCCTTCGTTAGCCATGTCTAGACTCTGCAAgtggacaaaaaaaattattattattagagaaagttgttataacaagatacgcTAGCTAAGCATTTGAAAGTAATATAcgtttttgaaacacaaaaatctatcaacaaactatataaagaaaaaaattagggAGTCGAGACTAGAGCTGCAAATATTACAAGAAAAGGAGATTAAACACAGAAAGATCATGTGCCAAGGTTTCTCTCATGCAACATTCATGATTCATAGAACAAACTAGTTTCCGTGTTGAAACATCTGATAGTATTTGCAAACACAAATATGTATAAGTTTGGttagaaactaaataaaattaggAACGAAGTGATTACAATGGGTCGAGATCCTGTTACTCTGTAGTTGAAGACTCTTGAGGAGTAAGTGTTTTGGGttcgttatatatatatagaaatatagaTGAGTATATTCTCTTCCAAAAGGAGCATAATGCCAtaacttaattattttgtttagtgTTTATTCTAACaactttttgaaaaaattatattttcagatctatatttttttgataaatattgggagagatttgttttttcttgaTATCCGATGGTAAAATACTGTTACTGAgtatattcttttcttttttttttcattttccttCCATACGGAAATTAAATCCTCAGGCTTACTTCCGAAAATGTAGGTAACTTTTGTTACGTTATTCCGGTTTTTTTTCATtcatttatgataaaaaaaatattgagggTTTAGGTCTGTGACCGAAAATGAAGAAATAGTCCAAAAGATccaataattaaatatgtaatAAGGCCCCGGTAGTGTAATGTAGGCTTTGAAGGCTTGGAGAGAGGGACTTAATTTTCCAAAGATCACAAAACTCAATTAAATCCAAGATATACTGATATACTCATATACATAAGCATAATGGACAAAAGTAACAAATAGAACATCATAACGTCAAGACCGgggaagaaaataaaaacaaacatgaCACTcgaaataatataatttgaaaatgAAATACAACACTTTTATCGTGATCATTTCTCAACCTCAGTCTCACCGGAGAGTTCTTCGAGGGACTTTCCCTTGGGCTCAGGAACAAGGAACGTGAAGAGCATACCGACAAAGTTAATGACACCAAGCATGATCAGTGAGTTCTTGACTCCAATGCCTGGTGGGTACCCTGCGTCGGTCTTGGTCTTGTCCTGGGGCTGAGCTGCGTATAAGAACCCGAAAGCTCCCACGATGGCTCCAGCTTTACCTGTCGCTGCTGATATTCCATGGCATGTGGATCTTAGCCTAGCCGGGAAGATCTCAGCTGGTACAATGAAGGTTGTCGCATTTGGTCCAAAATTGGCAAAGAAGAAAGTGAGAGAGTACATAACCACGAATCCGATGCGGTTGTCTGGTTTGATCCAGTGGTCGTAAGGGAAGGCAATGGCAAACATAAACACGGTCATCATGAAGAATCCCATTAGCTGGATCGCAAATCTTCCAATGATATCAATGAATGCAACCGTGAACCAGTAGCCAGGGACAGTACTGCAGAGCGCGATGAGAGTCTGTGCCCTAGCAATCTTGAAAACTTCATGGACGGCATTCATGGTTGATGCCTTTGGGATCCACCCGATAGCCGAGAAGATATCTTTTTGGAACAAATTTTGGCTGTAAAAGGCAATGTCAAGCAAGAACCAAGTGGATGTACATCCAAGGAGGGGAAGACCATGGCGTCTAAGGAATTCTTTGGAGAATAAGCCATAGTTAAGTCTTGGGTCTTTAACGATATCCTCCGCTCTTTCCTCCATTTCAAGCTCCACTTGTAAAACCTTGGACATGTCTTGTGTTgcttgtttaatattttttgccaCCAAAGCGGTGTACCGAGCGGTTTCTGGCATTTTCATTCGCCAGTAGTATGTCAAGGCTGCGGGTAGAGCACCAAACATGACGATGATTCTCCAAATGTAATCAGCTTGAGGAGGCGTTGAGAGAGCTCTGTTGACAGCATAGGTTGGTGCTGGGAACTTCTTGTCGAATATGGAAGATACCGCAAGTGCCACAAACCCTCCGGCCAAGATACCAATACCTTGCATAGCGAACACGGCAGCTATGAAAGCACCTCGGGTCTTCTTATTTGCGTATTCAGACATGATAGTGGCGGAAAGAGGGTAGTCACCTCCGATACCGAATCCCAGCCAAAACCTAAAAGAAAgattgttatatatatgttttcttaaaGAAATATATGTTAGTAAATCTTGCGTATTACCTAAAGAAGCAAAGAGTGGTCATGACACCTTTGGCTTTGTTACCAAAGGAGAGACCGGAAGCGACAGAGCACAAAATCATCATGATTAAAGTGATACCGTAAACTTTTTTTCTCCCGAGCTTGTCACCAAGCCATCCGAAGAAGACTTGACCAGCAAGGGTTCCACAGAGGGCCACACCATTGACGGCCGCCGCAACATGAGGGGGAAGTGAGCCAGGCTTTTCTGACAACGGGTTGAAGTAGTAGAGACGGCCAAGGAGCTTGGTCACCAAAGAGACGCAGAAGAGATCGTATGCATCGGTAAAGAAACCCATACCAGCGATGACAATTGCCGTGAAATGGTAAAGCTGCGTCTTCGCAACATCAAGTGCCTTGAGCACTCCTAGTTGTTGTTCAGCCATTGCCCTGAGCTATATGTCCAATCTAGGTAAGAATTATAGATTTCAGTTAATAAATTCTGCTGTGTATAACCTCCACATATATAAGAAAAGCATATATATGTAAGTTCTTAGAGATTTTGGtacgttcttttttttttgtaaaaggttTTTTTTACATTGTACGTtctttctagaaaaaaaaaacggtatTAAGTTTTAAAGATCATGGTACgatcgtttttttttgtgtttcaaaaaaaaaatggtgaaGATAATGTAAAAGATCGAATAgtgaaaaaaactattttgggTGATAGATTTTCACACTGAAAAAGCCCTACATGATAAGGTATATAGACAACAAATCAGATGGAGGCAAGTAATATTCACCTTAATCAGCTTTGAAGGAGACTAAGAACCTCTATGAAAGTTAGAGTGAGAGAGATATGGGGTGACTAGAAATGAACAATTATGGTTGCAATTTATAGAGAAGGGGAAAgcatacattaaataaaaaaggaaaagcgATTtctaaaaagagaaagagatacaAGCAACGTGATCGCCTGCTTTTCTAATTATTCAAGTGGCAAGTCATTTATTTGGATTTTcgtcaaatatttaatataattggtAGCCGCAAAACAACAGCTtttatttaattgatttttttttgtcaaaccgttttcaataattaaaaataaagtaaaaagtaCAAGCTATGATATACATATCATATTTTGACGAAATCAATATAAAGAGAACTTGTCATATATGTTTATAGTTATACCAGTGCAACCCATGCTGGTTCATATATTTTAACCATATCACGACACGCGAtcaacatataaataaataataatttacacCTAAAAACTTCTAATTTTACGTttatatctttaatttttttaatctttcaaCTTGGAATATGTACATCGATCTGTAGAAATCTTATAGCTTAGCAATTGAGTAAACAATTTATTAATACTTCTACCTTACATTAAGAAGTCGGGAATTCCATATATTTCCAAAAGTACAAATTCGAAGATTAACGAAACTAGATTAACAAAACTTATAATTGTTCGTAATATCTAACATATATATCATAACTTTTGTGGAAtagatgaaatttaaaaaataaatcaaatcaaattataaaatttgatattgAATATTTAGAtttctgaaaatatattatttgactTGACCAAGATGTGTGCtttctaataataaaaattatattttattgggTTTTTTGTCGGCTAATTCTTGCATTGATATTCCAAATCATAACGTTGTTTACTACAGTTTGAAGGAAATTTGACCAAGCATAAAAGGATATGAGAAAAAAATTTCTAGCTAATATGTATGCCCTATTTACTGAAAGAACAATCGCTAAAAACTTAAGGAAATTAACTTAATCAGCACACAAAATTAAGTAATATGATCAGAAGCATGTAAACTTTTCTTTAATTACTACCATTTTTAAATATCCAGCTTGCCCtttttaaatatcaaattaaaGATGACATTTGCAATCATTTTTGTTTGCACTCCCTTTTTAATTCAGTACTAGAAGATAACCCGCGCACATGCGCAAGGtaagtttttataataatatttatttattaaatgattttaacattttgtaacattataatttttatcGGCTATAAAATGACAAATACAAATGTTCGTCTCTTAACtatattatagtttaattattttaagattttttatgcacaaaaagaaattaagttttacggcggacacaaatcaccaaaatcAAATAGGCAGCATTGATTGTATAATAACACAAAAAGAATTAAGTTTTATGCCCTtcatttgtttactattgactctcaataagtgattttattttctaactctATACAATTGTATTTAAGTTCTCGTCTTTGTTTCATTGAtatttgttaagtttttttttttaattttctatgaattcggtgaattacataagtgtcaattttggttttaaaaaatggacattTGCAAAAATTAATTTCACTCaagatacatatctaagaatcaaaattttgaaaaaaaaaccaccggcaaactatattaacaggttagtgttcaaatcagctgttatagaatataagtgcatactcgaaatataaatgtttgtctagtatatattcaccagttcggtctaaaaatcatctaattctagaacaacaaaacaaattacttattttaccAGTTCGGATAATATTTGAATCCGAAGGGGTAATAttcgaacccgaatggatatctgaAGATAACCAAACTTAAGTATACTTAACcctatatttatagtttatttctcttattttattcaaaatatttatattaatgatgcttattgctcaaaattagataatatacatataattatgaacaaaatcatttgctactcacttaaaatacatatcaagcTCGTGTTTTTCGcattaacaaaaaatacatctaaaatttcaaaacaataactaaattagtgtctttCTAGTATTATCTCaaacctattaatagtttaatcttctaaaaattttgaaaaccagttaagttaaaatatattttaaatacaaaaaacttaaacaatgaataatttttttttcttcaaaatttaaatatctgaacccgaatATAAAATACATGAACCCGACTCGAAGCGTAAAAATACTCAAACGGGTTCTATACCTTTATACTGATACCTGATACGAACCCGAACGTGTATcagaacgcccacccctacgatatatgatcatttgtatcttgcttgaacaaaaaaaaagttaaaccattaatcacaaaatttttaaagtgagacttttaccatttttctgtaatttatagttgtttcaaaaaattcaaaatataatatataagaaaaaatctaaatttttttattatatgcttaatgtgattttttattttcttttaatagtataaaattaaaca comes from Brassica rapa cultivar Chiifu-401-42 chromosome A02, CAAS_Brap_v3.01, whole genome shotgun sequence and encodes:
- the LOC103848817 gene encoding probable inorganic phosphate transporter 1-6, which encodes MANEGQSSILGALDSAKTQWYHVTTVIISGMGFFTDSYDLFVISLITKLLGRIYYQKPGSSSPGSLPDGISATVSGVAFAGTFLGQIFFGCLGDKLGRKRVYGLTLVIMTVCSICSGLSLGTDPKSVMTTLCFFRFWLGFGIGGDYPLSATIMSEYANKRTRGAFIASVFAMQGVGILAAGGVSLLVSYIFELHFPSPAYMVDPATSTVPQADYVWRIILMLGAIPALLTYYWRVKMPETARYTSLIAKKSEQAASDMAKVLNVDIEASSAKHDQARFSSDEFGLFSAKFLRRHGLHLLATTTTWFLLDIAFYSQNLFQKDIFTTIGWLPPPKTMNAIQELFMISKAQFLIALCGTVPGYIATIATIDWMGRFKIQVFGFFMMMLCLIGLGLPYHHWTLPHNRIGFIVLYSLTFFFCNFGPNATTFIVPAEIFPARLRSTCHGISAASGKAGAMVGSFGFAALVKAIGMRNTLLVMAGISLVGMLLTLFLVPEPKGKSLEDLSGEVEPEKIKDTIVV
- the LOC103848815 gene encoding probable inorganic phosphate transporter 1-3; translated protein: MAEQQLGVLKALDVAKTQLYHFTAIVIAGMGFFTDAYDLFCVSLVTKLLGRLYYFNPLSEKPGSLPPHVAAAVNGVALCGTLAGQVFFGWLGDKLGRKKVYGITLIMMILCSVASGLSFGNKAKGVMTTLCFFRFWLGFGIGGDYPLSATIMSEYANKKTRGAFIAAVFAMQGIGILAGGFVALAVSSIFDKKFPAPTYAVNRALSTPPQADYIWRIIVMFGALPAALTYYWRMKMPETARYTALVAKNIKQATQDMSKVLQVELEMEERAEDIVKDPRLNYGLFSKEFLRRHGLPLLGCTSTWFLLDIAFYSQNLFQKDIFSAIGWIPKASTMNAVHEVFKIARAQTLIALCSTVPGYWFTVAFIDIIGRFAIQLMGFFMMTVFMFAIAFPYDHWIKPDNRIGFVVMYSLTFFFANFGPNATTFIVPAEIFPARLRSTCHGISAATGKAGAIVGAFGFLYAAQPQDKTKTDAGYPPGIGVKNSLIMLGVINFVGMLFTFLVPEPKGKSLEELSGETEVEK